One genomic segment of Mycoplasmopsis agalactiae PG2 includes these proteins:
- the mip gene encoding Ig-specific serine endopeptidase MIP translates to MNKNKKILLITSASILTPASVVVAAQCNTSQNKSQTVARVKDLSSEEFQKLIAQTGDYSQLVKLVFGSPENSRPLSEFLPSQIEDNYHNLSAVVNEKYADIIDANVVNASTEKQLPTIISNAKGELNVFINFKNKKTNETAEKAFRVTGLKSNNGLHHSGVLQRYPNDALKGAGGFKTYLGWDQKKRFDYDNKLYVDSIKGWWGGGDILAKRELDKTTADQKKKFDELAKSVGFDSYENAAVKGFSLPVYGTDGNVTGLKLFNNEVGKSASHIDTLGRELPKTNGLARTIPNKTYQTIAKQTYQITFNFKKDFKKELAEIEKNIKFFESKDEKQIKDYLETQINVLTNNHNFALREIEKKWASLSEEAKKGLEDAHKREIEEENRQYEEEKNKYSSWKKQDLINWQNEEKKKIEEKKNSDQFGDRVSGTIWIMDYQLPDSGKQATKFYFGTNSHVAKILKEHELTGFSLSRVDGNVGVHSTFKFNDLDPNFKRFSFTKPNGMINNVFDAVDFLNTSPKDYIDDSQKEDFKDVEEYIDFAVIEIDFEKMNPSEVIVWSENTDVSNKIPNKDNKDELIKVITNDYQNDTKNHIKFKSKSYLENYNDIDVPLAINDKNPEDIKKWNEKEGLFILGYPRADKDFYLDRYIDEDQIKVAKENYSLWVNGDHKWYKQLATPEGQKPAFPEYSVNNGGRLSYQIGYRTFTDKPGLTDGFLAAPTIGGEFYSITDKSDSKTKKYVNYGLHLMPRFYAPNGGASGSSVRNKNNELIAVYHASNDSAKTGLAAIFRSPGKDYKNLFGGYNLPQYDLIYGGGKEQKNSYRQALKEKYNKNGTQFKTKLFSDGLEDNNIPSEFKFNN, encoded by the coding sequence ATGAATAAAAACAAAAAAATTTTATTAATTACTTCTGCAAGCATACTAACTCCTGCTTCAGTAGTTGTTGCTGCCCAGTGCAACACAAGCCAGAATAAATCACAAACTGTAGCTAGAGTTAAAGACTTAAGCAGTGAAGAGTTTCAAAAATTAATAGCTCAAACTGGTGATTATTCACAATTAGTTAAATTAGTTTTTGGCTCACCTGAGAACAGCAGACCACTAAGTGAATTTTTGCCTTCACAAATTGAAGATAATTATCATAACTTAAGTGCAGTTGTTAATGAAAAGTATGCTGATATCATTGATGCTAATGTAGTTAATGCTTCAACTGAAAAACAGTTGCCAACTATTATCTCTAATGCTAAAGGTGAATTAAATGTTTTTATTAATTTCAAGAACAAAAAAACAAATGAAACAGCAGAAAAAGCATTTAGGGTCACAGGGCTAAAATCTAATAATGGTTTACACCATTCAGGTGTACTTCAAAGATATCCTAATGATGCTCTTAAAGGTGCTGGTGGTTTTAAAACTTATTTAGGCTGAGACCAAAAGAAGCGTTTTGATTATGATAATAAGCTTTATGTTGATAGTATCAAGGGCTGATGAGGTGGCGGTGATATATTAGCAAAGCGTGAGCTTGATAAGACAACTGCTGATCAAAAGAAAAAATTTGATGAATTAGCTAAAAGTGTTGGTTTTGATAGCTATGAAAATGCAGCAGTAAAAGGATTTTCTCTTCCTGTTTATGGTACTGATGGTAATGTAACTGGTCTTAAATTATTTAATAATGAAGTAGGTAAATCAGCTTCTCATATTGATACTTTAGGTAGAGAATTACCTAAAACAAATGGACTTGCTAGAACAATTCCTAATAAAACTTATCAAACAATTGCAAAGCAAACTTACCAAATAACATTCAATTTCAAAAAAGATTTCAAAAAAGAGTTAGCTGAAATTGAAAAGAATATTAAGTTTTTTGAAAGCAAAGATGAGAAGCAAATTAAAGATTATCTAGAAACACAAATCAATGTCTTAACAAATAATCATAATTTCGCTCTTAGAGAAATAGAAAAAAAATGAGCATCGCTTTCCGAAGAAGCTAAAAAAGGTTTAGAAGATGCTCACAAAAGAGAAATTGAAGAAGAAAACAGGCAATATGAAGAGGAAAAAAATAAATATTCTTCTTGAAAAAAACAAGATTTAATTAATTGACAGAATGAAGAAAAGAAAAAAATAGAAGAGAAGAAAAATTCAGACCAATTCGGTGACAGAGTTTCTGGAACAATTTGAATTATGGACTACCAACTTCCTGATTCTGGCAAACAAGCTACAAAATTTTATTTTGGAACTAACTCTCACGTAGCGAAAATATTAAAAGAACATGAATTAACAGGTTTTTCTCTTTCTAGAGTTGATGGTAATGTTGGTGTTCATTCAACGTTTAAATTTAATGACTTAGACCCAAACTTCAAGAGGTTTAGCTTTACTAAACCTAATGGAATGATAAATAATGTCTTTGATGCTGTTGACTTTTTAAATACAAGTCCAAAAGATTATATTGATGATAGTCAAAAAGAAGACTTCAAAGACGTAGAAGAGTACATTGACTTTGCAGTAATTGAAATTGACTTTGAAAAAATGAATCCTTCTGAAGTAATTGTTTGAAGCGAAAACACAGATGTAAGCAACAAAATACCAAACAAAGATAACAAAGATGAACTTATTAAGGTAATCACAAATGATTATCAAAATGACACTAAAAATCACATTAAATTCAAATCTAAATCTTATCTAGAAAATTACAATGACATTGATGTTCCTTTAGCTATCAATGACAAGAATCCAGAAGATATTAAAAAGTGAAATGAAAAAGAAGGCTTATTCATCTTAGGTTATCCTCGTGCTGATAAAGACTTCTATCTAGATAGATATATTGATGAAGATCAAATCAAAGTTGCTAAAGAAAATTACTCATTATGAGTTAATGGTGATCATAAATGATATAAGCAACTAGCTACACCAGAAGGACAAAAGCCCGCTTTTCCCGAATATTCAGTTAATAATGGTGGCAGATTATCATATCAAATAGGTTATAGAACTTTTACTGATAAACCTGGCTTAACTGATGGCTTTCTAGCAGCTCCTACAATTGGTGGTGAGTTCTATTCAATAACTGACAAAAGTGACAGTAAAACAAAGAAATACGTCAATTATGGACTTCACTTAATGCCTAGATTCTATGCTCCTAATGGTGGTGCGTCTGGTTCTAGTGTTAGAAATAAAAACAATGAATTAATTGCTGTATATCATGCATCAAACGACAGTGCAAAAACTGGTCTAGCAGCTATATTTAGATCTCCTGGTAAAGATTATAAAAATCTTTTTGGTGGCTACAACCTACCACAATATGACTTAATTTATGGTGGTGGCAAAGAGCAAAAGAACTCTTATAGACAAGCATTAAAAGAAAAATATAATAAAAACGGAACACAATTTAAAACTAAATTATTCAGCGATGGATTAGAAGACAACAACATTCCTAGTGAATTCAAATTTAATAATTAA
- a CDS encoding DUF2714 domain-containing protein, producing the protein MKTHKNENNLMFNIYNQYEEAKANVAFVDYNKLMAQVLLECNLGFSSDEYVKFGKMFDEAFAKKYDIVLEKFVISFNVNLKFSADALVPVLKANEDSNTEAFNFKSANDEKFNKLLNFYNKLVNDLILADKYVELFPNIIVFRAKNTKSLKVLFDAKSALFRGE; encoded by the coding sequence ATGAAAACGCATAAAAATGAAAACAATTTAATGTTCAATATTTATAATCAATATGAAGAAGCTAAAGCAAACGTTGCTTTTGTTGATTACAACAAATTAATGGCACAAGTGTTGCTAGAGTGCAATCTTGGTTTTAGCTCAGATGAGTATGTTAAATTTGGCAAAATGTTTGATGAAGCATTTGCTAAAAAATATGACATTGTTTTAGAAAAGTTTGTAATTAGCTTCAATGTTAATCTTAAGTTTAGCGCTGATGCCTTAGTGCCTGTATTAAAAGCTAATGAAGATTCTAATACTGAAGCATTTAATTTTAAAAGTGCTAATGATGAAAAATTTAATAAGTTACTAAACTTTTATAACAAGTTAGTTAATGATTTAATTTTAGCTGATAAATATGTTGAATTATTTCCTAATATCATTGTTTTTAGGGCTAAAAACACTAAATCACTTAAAGTTCTTTTTGATGCAAAAAGTGCATTATTCAGAGGTGAATAA
- a CDS encoding MSC_0624 family F1-like ATPase-associated membrane protein, whose amino-acid sequence MHSKSINIEEKRIYDDSQSLANKQRKSFIVILYKSLLLSYFFISMLCLLFLMPYGLFSKKIIGSYNFIFDFSILTTLDANWIFIFRLCLFGFIYFYGLLKAYLNINKNKEHIKIYALWFSIYWALSLTGFLLFFTLHIIDVKKLVYVLFVLVIYLVTDISFTLFNFKTKKKTEPVIYSSKIPLLIDLASRILLTAITLAVFFAWTYTYTGAPNTFVRMFALFNERNQNIPYNAFYNAAFKLFKVKSVLNFIIVILMSLVIGLLMLGLKIYSIWSLAYKQVRSQIFKDRLQLYLVGILASAIWLLSLFKLKYPPTHELFGQAESLQYLNILFGIFNVAVASSFIALLFTRKIKLNSILIKTTIMALFQWVIWISYMIANFINKQPTIALINLLLTTLSSLIIFYFYFRKSKLSAISNSLAISLNTILLFILILVFGFNQVLLAENNKSLIILSTNLSVAQVISIVIVLFQMIYLTYSLTQLILVIKKTSVLNQEVTEKRSYENA is encoded by the coding sequence ATGCATTCAAAATCAATTAATATTGAAGAAAAAAGAATATATGATGATAGCCAAAGCTTAGCTAATAAGCAAAGAAAAAGCTTTATTGTTATTCTATATAAATCATTGCTTTTATCATATTTCTTTATTTCAATGCTATGCTTACTATTTTTAATGCCTTATGGATTATTTAGTAAAAAAATAATTGGCTCATATAATTTCATATTTGACTTTTCAATTCTAACCACTTTAGATGCTAATTGAATATTTATTTTTAGACTGTGCCTGTTTGGATTTATATATTTTTATGGATTATTAAAAGCCTATTTAAACATCAATAAAAACAAAGAGCACATAAAAATATATGCACTGTGATTCAGCATCTACTGAGCCTTGTCACTTACAGGATTTCTATTATTCTTTACCCTACACATAATTGATGTTAAAAAACTAGTTTATGTATTATTTGTTCTAGTTATATACTTAGTTACTGACATTTCATTTACTTTATTTAACTTTAAAACCAAAAAGAAAACTGAACCAGTTATTTATTCAAGTAAGATTCCATTATTAATTGATTTAGCTTCAAGAATCTTACTTACAGCAATTACACTAGCAGTCTTTTTTGCTTGAACATATACATATACAGGTGCTCCAAATACTTTTGTTAGAATGTTTGCTTTATTTAATGAAAGAAATCAAAACATTCCATACAATGCTTTTTATAATGCTGCTTTTAAGTTATTTAAAGTTAAAAGTGTGCTTAATTTCATTATTGTAATTTTAATGTCATTAGTAATAGGTTTATTAATGCTGGGGCTTAAAATTTACTCAATATGATCATTAGCATATAAGCAAGTAAGATCACAGATTTTTAAAGATAGATTACAGCTTTACTTAGTAGGAATCTTAGCCTCAGCCATTTGATTACTTAGCTTATTTAAACTAAAATATCCACCGACACATGAATTATTTGGTCAAGCTGAATCATTGCAATATTTAAATATTCTTTTTGGAATATTTAATGTGGCAGTAGCATCAAGTTTTATTGCTTTATTATTTACAAGAAAAATTAAGCTTAACAGTATCTTAATTAAAACTACAATTATGGCGCTATTTCAATGAGTAATTTGAATAAGCTATATGATTGCTAACTTTATTAATAAACAACCAACAATTGCTTTAATTAATTTATTGCTTACAACTTTATCATCATTAATTATTTTCTACTTTTACTTTAGAAAAAGCAAGCTTAGTGCAATTTCAAACTCACTTGCAATTAGCTTAAACACCATTTTATTATTCATCCTAATTTTAGTATTTGGCTTTAATCAAGTGCTTTTGGCCGAAAATAATAAAAGTTTAATCATACTAAGCACAAACTTATCAGTAGCGCAAGTAATTTCAATTGTTATTGTCTTATTCCAAATGATTTATTTAACATACTCACTTACTCAATTAATATTAGTTATTAAAAAAACTTCAGTGCTTAATCAAGAAGTTACAGAAAAGAGAAGCTATGAAAACGCATAA
- a CDS encoding putative immunoglobulin-blocking virulence protein translates to MKILKTKKNRILMFSLLSGGIVSVAAGAAIYKASSDFDLAKSIFSSDSFDSELANSNNVKHTNDSIRDKNITEKVNEPFKTEEPKTEPIIIKTPKAEESSTAEPPKETIKPVESQPIVASTTTERREIILNGVKVYAIVEVNPDRKVSNYDIKKGIANREPYQSTIVNKLVSVEVTDELRTSTVEKALTSGEGDGLFDGTFFKVIDDLINVDKDSLEVAEGVLKQNSQIWESNLFRYKELLDSENVVNFLKEPAKSEYPTKKFASVNQKYIWLIANLDKSKFTKLASTSDKYLNEGLVVSPRNAKINANGEIDAHAWSPSPEFNTVTSRYARDNSLKRVFGYNSHFWRSPDDTEEGNYPGWKKSDATNEFSSYGISAADGINVYKLEREEKIKEENGQINEGYVVNIDARNPEGYSKTKKLIEDLKRDGKKITSYRIKNMGENDPAQKFKEILAALPDDLPQLELFFSANATNTSSLIALENKKIKELSLYTLGNSLLQKWSFNPWAFKNTAWINTNDYNVSYEYGRNKPLATRITFDTIAFDQEDYKTENNFERINDGLRLVYYARNNERAFQGSFGPGLNPDHAEGDNSYPVGLDFSRVPKIKSLRGLEFHDSQNPSNKARKIKRLTLFNNSNTFEISGSELNQASFHHIMEPVPGDSDKPKIMFSNGDTTNTIKISSKERLSSEGLTNLNKFFQLNDVLRASKKIIVPEGASELISQLQGAGFNVEVGTDGFTYT, encoded by the coding sequence ATGAAGATTTTGAAAACTAAGAAAAACAGAATATTAATGTTTTCGCTTTTATCAGGTGGCATTGTTTCAGTGGCTGCTGGAGCAGCTATTTATAAAGCATCTTCAGATTTTGACTTAGCAAAATCTATTTTCTCTTCAGATTCATTTGATTCAGAACTAGCTAATAGTAATAATGTTAAGCACACAAATGATTCAATTAGAGACAAAAATATAACTGAAAAAGTTAATGAACCATTCAAAACAGAAGAACCTAAAACTGAACCAATTATTATAAAAACACCTAAAGCAGAAGAATCATCAACTGCTGAACCACCTAAAGAAACTATAAAACCAGTTGAATCTCAACCGATAGTAGCTAGCACAACTACTGAAAGAAGAGAAATAATTCTTAATGGTGTAAAAGTTTATGCTATTGTAGAAGTTAATCCTGATAGAAAAGTAAGCAACTATGATATAAAAAAAGGAATAGCAAATAGAGAACCATACCAAAGTACTATAGTTAACAAATTAGTTTCGGTTGAAGTAACTGATGAATTAAGAACAAGCACAGTAGAAAAAGCTTTAACTAGCGGCGAAGGTGATGGACTTTTTGATGGCACATTTTTCAAAGTTATTGATGATTTAATTAATGTTGATAAAGATTCATTAGAAGTTGCTGAAGGTGTGTTAAAACAAAATAGTCAAATATGAGAAAGTAATCTGTTCCGTTATAAAGAACTGCTTGATTCAGAGAATGTTGTTAATTTTTTAAAAGAACCTGCTAAAAGTGAATATCCAACCAAGAAGTTTGCTTCTGTTAATCAAAAATACATCTGATTAATAGCTAATTTAGACAAATCCAAATTCACAAAATTAGCTTCTACATCTGATAAGTATTTAAATGAAGGATTAGTAGTTAGCCCAAGAAATGCAAAAATAAATGCTAATGGAGAAATTGATGCCCATGCTTGATCACCTTCTCCTGAATTTAATACTGTTACTTCAAGATATGCTAGAGATAATAGTTTAAAAAGAGTTTTTGGCTATAATTCACACTTTTGACGTTCGCCTGATGATACTGAAGAAGGTAATTATCCTGGGTGAAAGAAAAGTGATGCAACTAATGAATTCAGCAGCTATGGCATAAGCGCTGCTGATGGCATAAATGTCTATAAATTAGAAAGAGAAGAAAAAATAAAAGAAGAAAACGGCCAAATTAATGAAGGCTATGTTGTTAACATTGATGCAAGGAATCCTGAAGGCTATAGTAAAACCAAAAAACTAATTGAAGATCTTAAGAGAGATGGCAAGAAAATTACTTCATACCGTATTAAAAATATGGGAGAAAACGATCCAGCACAAAAATTTAAAGAAATTTTAGCAGCCTTGCCTGATGACTTGCCACAACTTGAATTATTTTTCTCAGCTAATGCTACTAATACAAGTAGTTTAATTGCTTTAGAAAATAAGAAAATTAAAGAACTTTCGCTTTATACATTAGGTAATTCATTATTGCAAAAATGATCGTTTAACCCTTGAGCTTTCAAAAACACAGCTTGAATAAATACTAATGATTACAATGTAAGTTATGAATATGGCAGAAATAAACCATTAGCAACTAGAATAACTTTTGACACTATAGCTTTTGACCAAGAAGACTATAAAACAGAGAATAACTTCGAAAGAATTAATGACGGATTAAGATTAGTTTACTATGCTAGAAACAATGAAAGAGCATTCCAAGGAAGCTTTGGGCCTGGATTAAATCCTGACCATGCTGAAGGTGATAATAGCTATCCTGTGGGCTTAGACTTTTCTAGAGTGCCAAAAATAAAATCACTTAGAGGTTTAGAGTTTCATGATAGTCAAAATCCAAGCAATAAAGCTAGAAAAATTAAGAGACTAACATTATTTAATAATTCAAATACTTTTGAAATATCAGGCAGTGAACTTAATCAAGCTAGTTTTCATCATATAATGGAACCAGTTCCTGGTGATAGTGACAAACCTAAAATTATGTTTAGTAATGGCGATACAACAAACACAATTAAAATTAGTTCTAAAGAAAGATTAAGTTCAGAAGGACTTACAAACTTAAATAAATTCTTCCAATTAAATGATGTTCTTAGAGCAAGTAAGAAAATAATAGTTCCTGAAGGTGCTAGTGAATTAATAAGTCAACTACAGGGTGCTGGATTTAATGTTGAAGTTGGTACTGACGGCTTTACTTATACCTAG
- a CDS encoding MSC_0621 family F1-like ATPase epsilon subunit — MSQKGFNVVINFIGNKEAVFNNALVYFNADEEGDWVQLVDNSILGYEIILLKIVDLNTDISKYIFAKNTNITVSNNTINIYTFSELAFFIETKVKKQYSEQYKEVNKKVVALEAMQQLGMSIDQLLEFNKLKEEKYILKMKNIHKLKEEGLYED, encoded by the coding sequence ATGAGTCAAAAAGGTTTTAATGTTGTTATCAACTTTATAGGAAATAAGGAAGCAGTTTTCAATAATGCATTAGTTTATTTTAATGCTGATGAAGAAGGGGACTGAGTTCAGCTAGTTGATAATTCAATTTTAGGCTATGAAATTATCTTGCTTAAAATAGTTGACTTAAATACTGATATTAGTAAATATATATTTGCAAAAAATACAAATATTACAGTTTCAAACAACACAATTAACATTTATACATTTTCTGAATTAGCCTTTTTTATAGAGACAAAAGTAAAAAAACAATACAGTGAACAATATAAAGAAGTAAACAAAAAAGTTGTTGCCTTGGAAGCTATGCAACAATTAGGAATGAGCATTGACCAATTATTAGAGTTTAATAAATTAAAAGAAGAAAAATACATTTTAAAAATGAAAAATATACATAAGTTAAAGGAAGAGGGGCTGTATGAAGATTAA
- a CDS encoding MSC_0622 family F1-like ATPase gamma subunit — MDLKKLENKLDNLKRIEQKVNNDKNILLIDIMKQNRLLSFYVKNARHNKNMILALRNEYSFKSLLVSKDDYPFKSLAIIKKIRNLFIKPKELWIYLTEEQKYATDSYSRYENNILSNTKKVSADFITIGKRAQEFCEANNLNIIYEIDNSDIYSDLSWRLCQIIKFLFAQENYESLHFVINSNKNINGNFTILPVNELNIDILSESTYDSEEVNIRNFKIFPNIDQYISSQINSFIENSVQSLLVESSFYKSKIGLVSTNKIINEIDEEMKKIGKKIIRIRRENEIEEIVLLTSNNKKFLSREGNN, encoded by the coding sequence ATGGATTTAAAAAAGTTAGAAAATAAATTAGACAATCTAAAAAGAATTGAGCAAAAGGTTAATAATGATAAGAATATTTTGCTTATTGACATAATGAAGCAAAATAGACTACTTTCATTTTATGTAAAAAATGCTAGACATAATAAAAATATGATTTTAGCCTTAAGAAATGAATATTCATTTAAAAGCTTGCTAGTTTCAAAAGATGATTATCCTTTTAAATCACTAGCTATTATCAAAAAAATAAGAAATTTATTCATTAAACCCAAAGAATTATGAATTTATTTAACTGAAGAGCAAAAATATGCAACGGATTCATATTCAAGATATGAAAATAATATTTTGAGTAACACTAAAAAAGTTAGTGCTGACTTTATTACAATTGGTAAAAGAGCGCAAGAGTTTTGTGAAGCTAATAATTTAAATATTATCTATGAAATCGATAATTCAGATATTTATTCAGACTTATCATGAAGACTATGTCAAATTATTAAATTTTTATTTGCTCAAGAGAATTATGAATCATTACACTTTGTGATAAATTCAAACAAAAACATAAATGGCAATTTTACCATTTTGCCTGTAAATGAGCTTAATATAGATATCTTGAGTGAATCAACTTATGATTCTGAAGAAGTTAATATTAGGAATTTTAAAATTTTCCCAAATATTGACCAATACATTAGCAGCCAAATAAATTCATTTATAGAAAACTCAGTACAATCACTTTTAGTTGAATCATCATTTTATAAGTCAAAAATTGGTTTAGTTTCAACAAACAAAATCATCAATGAAATTGATGAAGAAATGAAGAAAATAGGCAAGAAAATAATTAGAATTAGACGTGAAAATGAAATTGAAGAAATTGTTTTACTAACTAGCAATAACAAAAAATTTCTTTCTAGAGAGGGTAATAACTAA
- a CDS encoding putative immunoglobulin-blocking virulence protein, protein MSIFKKKKSRILLISLSVGIVASVSSGALIYNAASDNNLSKLLFSSESDSLLHPSSNVDYSRSVNSITDKNIKELSKQPKVLEKPEDIEPIVTPKIEIKPEETITPPKVEEAKPAEPASTPEPPRITPEIPNYKPDVTSLIQRTEKVRIFGVEVNATVLARPDRVVSEADKKRGITNVNPYQNVTVSKLLNIEVTKDLENKVIENALGSDKGQGLGLFSNNLFKIADEIIGESEGLDKAEDVLVKQNPGTWGEQIHRYKALIDSGKFKQFLKEGKLDEYNKLVKENFFKTPNQKMLWIIINLDKSKFTKISQKSLNYLKQGLAIDPRNAIINADGIIDSLGWDVPDQYNTVTSRLSRDNSTRRAFDYDEWYLRSSDSIVDGKFPGWTKSDKTSDYSSAYNIQPSDGIKVFELTRNNPVNDGSKRNSGIVVEIDAANSSGYNKIKELVEKFKANNKEITSYRIFNMGVTSPSQEFKDILKSLPDNLPQLELFFSAQATNTSSLIALKDKNIKELSLYTMGNSLLDSWSFNPWSLNKVEWINTNDYNVSAQYPPNTPIATRISFDTVAFDPEDYSKVGDWERINNGLRLVYFVRNNEPFFQGRHGSGLEPDTAEGGNSYPTGLDFSRVPNIKSLRGLVFHDIEKPNNGSRKIKRLTLANTSESFEISSDELSAAGLENLAIGEPEPPKIFFSNGSSTKSIKIKLKDGTRQLDGSAIENLRKFYAYSDSLKAGNKSIKVDSNATELKQQLAGLGYSVEEDSGLQYT, encoded by the coding sequence ATGAGTATTTTCAAAAAGAAAAAGAGCAGAATTTTACTAATTTCACTCTCAGTTGGAATAGTAGCGTCTGTCTCTTCTGGTGCACTAATTTATAACGCTGCTAGTGACAATAATTTAAGCAAATTATTATTCTCAAGTGAAAGCGATTCACTGCTTCATCCTTCAAGCAATGTTGATTACTCAAGAAGTGTTAATTCAATTACAGATAAAAACATTAAGGAGTTATCAAAGCAGCCAAAAGTTTTAGAAAAACCTGAAGATATAGAACCTATTGTTACCCCTAAAATTGAAATTAAACCAGAAGAAACAATTACTCCTCCTAAGGTTGAAGAAGCTAAGCCAGCTGAACCAGCCTCTACTCCTGAACCTCCTAGAATTACTCCTGAAATTCCAAATTACAAACCTGATGTTACTTCTTTAATCCAAAGAACTGAAAAAGTAAGAATTTTTGGTGTTGAAGTTAATGCAACAGTGCTAGCACGTCCTGATAGAGTTGTTTCTGAAGCTGATAAGAAAAGGGGAATAACTAATGTTAATCCTTATCAAAATGTGACTGTATCTAAATTATTAAATATTGAAGTAACTAAGGATTTAGAAAATAAGGTCATTGAAAATGCTTTAGGCAGTGACAAAGGACAAGGACTTGGCTTATTTAGCAATAACTTATTCAAGATTGCTGATGAAATTATAGGAGAAAGTGAAGGCTTAGATAAAGCTGAAGATGTTTTAGTTAAACAAAATCCTGGAACTTGAGGTGAACAGATCCATCGTTATAAAGCATTAATTGATTCAGGAAAATTTAAGCAATTCCTAAAAGAAGGAAAATTAGATGAATATAACAAACTTGTTAAAGAAAACTTCTTCAAAACTCCTAATCAAAAGATGCTTTGAATAATAATTAACTTAGATAAAAGCAAGTTTACAAAGATATCTCAAAAGTCATTAAATTACCTTAAACAGGGATTAGCAATTGATCCTAGAAATGCAATTATTAATGCTGATGGTATAATTGATTCATTAGGCTGAGATGTGCCAGATCAATACAACACAGTAACTTCTAGACTATCTAGAGATAATTCAACTAGAAGAGCGTTTGACTATGACGAATGATATCTTCGTTCATCAGATTCAATAGTTGATGGTAAGTTCCCTGGATGAACTAAGAGCGATAAAACTAGTGATTATAGTTCGGCATACAATATCCAACCTAGTGATGGAATTAAAGTATTTGAATTAACTAGAAATAATCCAGTTAATGATGGAAGCAAAAGAAATAGCGGCATTGTAGTTGAAATAGATGCTGCTAATTCTTCAGGCTATAACAAAATAAAAGAATTAGTTGAAAAATTCAAGGCGAATAATAAAGAAATTACTTCATACAGAATTTTCAATATGGGTGTAACTAGCCCTAGTCAAGAGTTTAAAGACATATTAAAGTCACTTCCTGATAATCTTCCTCAATTAGAACTATTCTTCTCAGCTCAGGCAACTAATACATCTAGTTTAATTGCACTTAAAGATAAAAATATTAAAGAATTATCTTTATATACAATGGGTAATTCATTGTTAGATTCATGATCATTCAATCCTTGATCATTAAACAAGGTTGAATGAATTAATACAAATGATTACAACGTTAGTGCTCAATATCCACCTAATACACCAATAGCAACTAGAATTTCATTTGATACAGTTGCTTTTGATCCAGAAGATTATTCAAAAGTAGGAGATTGAGAAAGAATAAACAATGGCCTAAGGTTGGTTTATTTTGTAAGAAACAATGAACCATTTTTCCAAGGAAGACATGGTTCAGGGCTTGAACCTGATACTGCAGAAGGCGGAAATAGCTATCCAACAGGTTTAGACTTTTCTCGAGTGCCAAATATAAAATCATTAAGAGGTTTAGTATTCCATGACATTGAAAAACCTAATAATGGTTCTAGAAAAATTAAGAGATTAACTTTAGCTAATACAAGTGAATCATTCGAAATTTCTTCAGATGAATTAAGTGCAGCTGGACTTGAAAACTTAGCAATTGGTGAACCTGAGCCACCTAAAATTTTCTTTAGTAATGGAAGCAGTACTAAATCAATCAAGATTAAGTTAAAAGATGGGACTAGACAGCTAGATGGCAGTGCTATAGAAAATCTTCGTAAATTCTATGCTTATAGTGATTCGTTAAAAGCAGGAAACAAATCAATCAAGGTTGATTCTAATGCTACTGAATTAAAACAACAGTTAGCGGGCTTAGGCTACAGTGTTGAAGAAGATAGTGGATTGCAATATACCTAA